A window of the Kazachstania africana CBS 2517 chromosome 10, complete genome genome harbors these coding sequences:
- the FKH1 gene encoding forkhead family transcription factor FKH1 (similar to Saccharomyces cerevisiae FKH1 (YIL131C) and FKH2 (YNL068C); ancestral locus Anc_2.230): protein MVKYGDIDLDQYSVEDRLGLINSIISILSTSEEDPFVSKLYSNRKTVSSEVQAYAKISGKEWTFYVKSLQVTLGRNTDTFNLMNNVLNDQATQPDHLNPIATGLIDIDLGPAKIVSRKHATITFNRVTGFWQLLVPGRNGAKINFKRVKAGKNAEPVDLKSGDIIDVGGVQMMFILPDQEPVVPYEVITTLIPKLVTMYGLSGNNNKLLCAIINNSEYVKKQKQLGYITFHLQENGSTGPMKNEDGNNNEGPDESIFNNAIQSPSGPLTQTLSVFPPPTATMSHNNSNMASNIMSNPISSNKFKISNSKSGKPSASYATLITQAILSSPEGIISLSDIYKFIENTHEYYKTTNIGWQNSVRHNLSLNPAFEKVPRKPHESGKGMKWRINESFKTDFLKRWSSGKISKLKKNASVDRQLFLHMSKFNELPGEKPLQEENVPKKVHTQIMTSGQDENGSAYGI, encoded by the coding sequence ATGGTGAAATATGGCGATATTGACTTGGATCAGTACTCTGTGGAGGACCGATTAGGACTGATCAATTCGATTATATCGATTTTATCAACCTCTGAAGAAGATCcgtttgtttcaaaattatactCAAATAGAAAGACAGTAAGTTCCGAAGTGCAGGCTTATGCTAAAATATCGGGGAAAGAGTGGACATTTTACGTGAAATCGTTACAGGTTACTCTGGGAAGAAACACTGACACTTTcaatttaatgaataatgTATTGAATGACCAAGCGACTCAGCCAGATCATTTGAACCCCATAGCTACTGGACTGATCGATATTGATCTTGGGCCCGCAAAAATTGTCTCCAGAAAACATGCGACCATCACTTTTAATAGAGTCACAGGATTTTGGCAATTACTCGTCCCTGGACGTAACGGTGCTAAGATAAATTTTAAGAGAGTAAAAGCTGGTAAGAATGCAGAACCAGTGGATTTGAAGTCTGGTGATATTATAGATGTTGGCGGTGTGCAGATGATGTTCATATTACCAGATCAGGAGCCAGTAGTGCCCTATGAAGTCATAACTACCTTAATACCCAAATTAGTTACCATGTACGGCCTCAGTggtaataacaataaattattatgTGCTATAATAAACAATTCAGAATATGTCAAGAAACAGAAACAATTAGGATACATCACCTTCCATCTGCAGGAAAATGGTTCCACTGGACCcatgaaaaatgaagatggcAATAATAATGAGGGACCTGATGAatccattttcaataatgctATCCAAAGTCCCTCTGGACCACTTACTCAAACCCTTTCAGTATTTCCTCCTCCGACGGCGACAATGTCGCATAATAATTCCAATATGGCGTCCAATATAATGAGCAACCCAATATCGTCAAATAAGTTTAAAATCAGCAATAGTAAGAGTGGGAAACCAAGTGCGTCATATGCAACATTGATCACGCAAGCTATACTATCATCACCTGAAGGAATCATTTCACTATcagatatatataaattcattgaaaataccCACGAATATTATAAGACGACAAATATCGGTTGGCAAAATTCAGTTAGACataatttatcattgaatCCTGCGTTTGAAAAAGTTCCAAGGAAGCCACACGAGTCTGGAAAAGGGATGAAATGGAGAATTAATGAATCATTTAAAACAGATTTCTTAAAAAGATGGTCAAGTGGTAAAATCTccaaattaaagaaaaatgcaTCTGTCGATAGACAATTATTCTTACATATGTCAAAATTCAACGAACTTCCAGGTGAAAAACCtttacaagaagaaaacgtaCCGAAAAAAGTACATACTCAGATAATGACTTCAGGgcaagatgaaaatgggAGTGCATACGGCATTTGA
- the CSM2 gene encoding Csm2p (similar to Saccharomyces cerevisiae CSM2 (YIL132C); ancestral locus Anc_2.229): MNLNGLKNVTIWTTFKNTTVSQLICDFLKEENTILHYIDAVNSFPLMEFQNLVPANEDNKRVYDNIIITTSLNMQELYNIVKKIIENTEKIRLIVINGLDIMFRNSSFNDSSQAHELLKMVFLRVRGSYSGGKLKTLVLNRTGSVPVPKRKKLKTESSNGIYEFTSKYYADIEL; the protein is encoded by the coding sequence ATGAACCTCAATGGTTTAAAAAACGTAACAATATGGACGACCTTCAAAAATACCACTGTTAGTCAACTGATTTGCGATTTtctgaaagaagaaaatacgATTTTACATTACATCGATGCTGTAAATTCATTCCCACTGATggaatttcaaaacttgGTTCCAGCAAATGAGGATAATAAAAGAGTGTACGATAATATAATTATCACAACGAGTTTAAACATGCAAgaattatataatattgtcaagaaaataattgaaaatactGAAAAGATACGATTGATAGTTATTAATGGTCTCGATATCATGTTCAGGAACAGTTCATTTAATGATTCTTCACAAGCGCATGAGCTACTGAAAATGGTCTTTCTTAGGGTACGAGGATCATATTCTGGTGGTAAATTGAAGACGCTGGTACTGAATCGAACTGGTAGTGTACCAGTACCTAAGAGAAAGAAGCTCAAAACTGAATCGTCCAATGGAATATACGAGTTTACGTCTAAGTACTATGcagatattgaattatag
- the FLX1 gene encoding flavin adenine dinucleotide transporter FLX1 (similar to Saccharomyces cerevisiae FLX1 (YIL134W); ancestral locus Anc_2.227), with amino-acid sequence MENRHGSRQLVPLEKEVISGISSAFITSFVVHPLDLVKLRLQLLPVQKPTPRLNTYRYVLRSLFKDNKGISALYRGLGINLIGNSVAWGLYFGFYRFSKDFLKQNTNFNNDSLIYLTSGTMSGLITSLLTNPIWVIKTRMMATNRSQAISNRTILSSVKSIIKNESYKSFSKGLLPSLLSVSQGGIYFMVYDTIKKKYGLENDFKNYQIILTSSCSKMVSVSIVYPLQVIKSNLQSPQGRNFHSSMKLMAQIYNLNGLHGLYSGLATNLFKAIPTTCLTFCLYENFKYIL; translated from the coding sequence ATGGAGAACAGACATGGATCTAGGCAGTTAGTACCTCTGGAGAAGGAGGTGATATCTGGTATTTCATCCGCTTTTATTACTTCTTTTGTCGTGCATCCACTCGATCTAGTCAAATTAAGATTACAATTATTGCCTGTACAGAAACCAACTCCTAGACTGAACACCTATCGTTACGTGCTGAGGAGCTTGTTTAAAGATAACAAGGGGATCAGTGCATTATATAGAGGACTTGGCATAAATCTAATTGGTAATTCTGTAGCATGGGGGCTCTATTTTGGGTTTTATAGATTctcaaaagattttttgaagcaaaatactaatttcaataatgactctttaatttatttaacTTCTGGTACCATGAGTGGTCTAATCACTTCGTTGTTAACGAACCCAATATGGGTGATAAAGACTAGAATGATGGCCACTAATAGATCGCAGGCCATCTCGAATCGTACTATCTTAAGTTCTGTGAAATCTatcattaaaaatgaaagttATAAGTCTTTCTCAAAAGGGTTACTACCTTCACTGTTGAGTGTGTCACAAGGTGGTATATATTTCATGGTTTATGATAcaatcaagaagaaatatgGTTTGGAGAATGATTTCAAGAactatcaaataatattgaCATCTTCCTGTAGTAAAATGGTGTCTGTATCAATTGTTTACCCATTACAAGTGATTAAATCGAACTTACAGAGTCCGCAGGGAAggaattttcattcttcgatgaaattaatggcacaaatttacaatttaAATGGTTTGCATGGTTTGTATAGTGGATTAGCAACAAACTTATTCAAGGCTATTCCAACAACTTGTTTAACTTTCTGTCTGTATGAGAACtttaaatatattctataa
- the OM45 gene encoding Om45p (similar to Saccharomyces cerevisiae OM45 (YIL136W); ancestral locus Anc_2.219), which yields MPLQLFESTLTAVAVSSLYSFLYRPSTFEKDTRYRKNWLNLIVSGVASDTKILFNTVTFQYKPIARHVEEKTGEIQDEAKDKKREILHWWNKKIPEANNIDKVAEQSVYGWGENAQEFGRELSHEKDLFRPGEPSRPQRTLDEIKKIRNKGWFSFDGPEQEESIAKGTVRGLEGWGENAAQFANDEYEDVKWQILHSRNRAKENVDSALNNLNKYKDEKKEEARHWWNFGLSKKDKAYENASNEYHDAKRNFEEWNNEAQKSFWHNTDKTARKTQEVLDSAHGAVNDKLGQLRDYSKDNK from the coding sequence ATGCCTTTACAATTATTTGAGTCTACTTTGACTGCTGTTGCAGTATCATCACTTTATTCATTCTTATATAGACCTTCAACTTTTGAGAAAGATACTAGATACAGGAAAAATTGGCTGAACCTGATAGTTTCTGGTGTGGCTAGCGATACGAAGATCTTATTCAATACAGTGACGTTCCAATATAAGCCCATAGCCAGACATGTAGAGGAGAAAACTGGTGAAATCCAGGATGAAGCCAAAGACAAGAAGAGGGAAATATTGCATTGGTGGAATAAGAAGATTCCAGAAGCTAATAACATAGACAAGGTAGCGGAGCAAAGTGTTTATGGATGGGGGGAGAATGCGCAGGAATTTGGCAGAGAACTCTCTCATGAAAAGGATCTATTTAGGCCTGGAGAGCCATCGAGACCACAACGAACATTGGATGAAATAAAGAAGATAAGAAATAAAGGATGGTTTTCATTCGATGGTCCTGAGCAGGAGGAATCTATTGCTAAGGGTACCGTACGTGGACTCGAAGGCTGGGGTGAAAATGCTGCACAGTTTGCCAATGACGAATATGAAGATGTCAAATGGCAGATATTGCATTCAAGAAACAGAGCCAAAGAAAATGTGGACAGTGCATTAAATAACTTGAACAAATACAAAGACGAAAAAAAGGAGGAGGCCAGACACTGGTGGAATTTTGGATTGAGCAAGAAGGATAAAGCCTATGAGAATGCAAGCAACGAGTATCACGATGCtaagagaaattttgaagaatggAACAACGAGGCCCAGAAATCCTTCTGGCATAACACCGACAAGACAGCCAGAAAGACACAGGAAGTCCTGGACTCAGCCCATGGAGCTGTGAACGACAAACTGGGCCAACTCAGAGATTACTCAAAGGATAACAAGTAA
- the TMA108 gene encoding Tma108p (similar to Saccharomyces cerevisiae TMA108 (YIL137C); ancestral locus Anc_2.217) — MLLLALDNPGKPVNYKLELDIDPESSDFSGSVDITFHIEKGTIFNEVKLHAGDLSIVSASITNENSTYEAKLDVSYDTTQQLAIFRNHGGNTLSLTECQIYRLKLGYTGKINDIASPGDKTVGVFKARHPDNKGYIIATHCQPSFARLIYPCVDEPSVKTTFELSIISSATMKAVSAASIDVIEDIGSGKVKTIFRKTPLLTTSLFGFTLGAFDTIKIEIPITQIVEGNEEQQFFPVIMNSPMNVSLTSFAIETVKTYLPILVKYFNNFIPYLEKLDFVLLPYLNDMVMENFGMITAHMNLLLLADDKNVALKKQMVQIIVHELVHQWVGNFISFDSWESLSFNESFATWLSYYLISENEEDYFTSNDYVYGEIQPAMVHDSGLNSQSIRDSYYSIMKQLDGKGSGTTRELFNPYSYFKGVSVLRSLQLTTGESLLQKALAHLFTTENIPRFHNMSIKPIDIFNEVGAMLKSENIANYFSSWNRLPGLPILSVTATEDEKTKLVQHRFFSKECGEVNETDFEDVPYHIPLFTLLPDGKNDTKHVLLTDRSLKLDYRILLCNNDAQGYYYVSYESDSLYAGICQGLQNKTISSFNLSKIVEDLSNFIGNLNHQLPIHFTGFFKILNSFISSFESIDEMVKSNYSIPFLKCLAVLETLEVAVYKSKRTELRDQIHKFGTKMFKSFIINKIDLREVPSDQTTIVSKIIRLTRKNQKTINICEPIYKSLLKNVSSTNKFPVDLLESVLIVMTTTQVKTVKQWKEHMRLLKDSHSMKAAFFSSLGYVSTEELVTKLLNFIDSDIKDVNDVTLSLISLCHYNETRNVNNLIWKWFTSSYKQWANKLHDAQSFSQIFTIVLSAFINDAKWSSEVAEQFKDITAVDITTLLDSWTLEQQAGATILNQIAF, encoded by the coding sequence ATGCTGTTATTAGCTTTGGATAATCCAGGTAAACCAGTCAACTATAAATTAGAACTGGACATCGATCCAGAAAGTTCCGATTTCAGTGGGTCTGTCGATATAACTTTCCACATCGAGAAAGGCaccatttttaatgaagtAAAACTGCATGCAGGTGATTTATCCATCGTTAGTGCCTCTATTACCAATGAGAATAGCACTTACGAAGCTAAATTAGATGTTTCCTACGATACCACCCAACAATTGGCAATTTTCAGAAACCATGGTGGTAATACTCTCTCACTAACAGAATGTCAGATTTATCGTTTGAAGCTAGGTTACACAGGTAAGATTAACGATATTGCCTCTCCTGGAGATAAAACAGTGGGCGTTTTCAAGGCAAGACATCCCGATAATAAAGGTTATATTATTGCTACACATTGTCAACCATCTTTCGCAAGATTAATTTATCCATGTGTCGATGAGCCCTCTGTTAAGACCACTTTCGAATTGTCCATTATATCATCAGCAACCATGAAGGCTGTCTCAGCTGCAAGTATTGACGTCATCGAAGATATAGGTAGTGGCAAAGTTAAGACTATTTTCAGAAAGACTCCCCTACTGACGACATCATTATTCGGGTTTACACTTGGTGCATTTGACACCATAAAGATTGAAATACCAATTACTCAAATTGTCGAAGGTAATGAGGAACAGCAATTCTTCCCAGTAATCATGAATTCTCCGATGAATGTCAGTCTTACTTCTTTTGCCATTGAAACGGTCAAAACTTACCTACCAATCTTGGTTAAATacttcaataatttcattccttatttggaaaaattggattttgttcttttacCTTACTTAAATGACATGGTcatggaaaattttggtaTGATCACAGCACATATGAATTTACTTCTATTAGCTGATGATAAGAATGTAGCTTTAAAAAAACAAATGGTccaaattattgttcaCGAATTAGTCCATCAATGGGTTGGTAATTTCATCTCATTTGATTCGTGGGAGTCTCtttcattcaatgaatCATTTGCCACATGGCTATCTTACTATttaatttcagaaaatgagGAAGACTATTTCACTTCAAATGACTATGTTTATGGCGAAATTCAGCCTGCTATGGTTCACGATTCAGGTTTAAATTCACAGAGTATTCGTGACAGCTATTATTCAATTATGAAGCAACTTGATGGGAAGGGATCTGGTACAACCCGTGAACTTTTCAATCCTTACTCTTATTTCAAAGGCGTATCTGTATTAAGATCGTTACAATTGACCACTGGAGAAAGTTTACTTCAAAAGGCCCTGGCTCATCTTTTTACGACTGAAAACATTCCAAGATTTCACAATATGAGTATAAAGCctattgatatttttaatgaagttGGTGCTATGCtaaaatctgaaaatattgCTAATTATTTCAGTTCTTGGAATAGATTACCAGGGCTACCAATTCTCTCTGTTACCGCCACGGAAGATGAAAAGACTAAATTGGTTCAACATAGATTCTTCTCAAAAGAGTGTGGTGAAGTCAACGAAACCGATTTCGAAGACGTCCCATACCATATTCCATTGTTTACTTTATTACCAGATGGTAAAAACGATACAAAACATGTTTTATTGACAGATAGGTCATTAAAACTTGATTATAGGATTTTACTTTGTAACAACGATGCACAAGGTTACTATTACGTTTCGTATGAATCAGATTCTTTGTATGCTGGAATTTGTCAAGGTTTACAAAAcaaaacaatttcttcatttaatCTATCCAAAATTGTCGAAGACTTGTCTAACTTCATTGGTAATTTAAATCACCAACTACCAATCCATTTCACTGGattcttcaagatattgaataGTTTCATTTCGTCTTTCGAATCAATTGACGAAATGgtgaaatcaaattatagtataccatttttgaaatgtcTAGCTGTTTTAGAAACGCTGGAAGTGGCAGTTTACAAATCTAAGAGGACAGAGTTACGTGACCAAATCCATAAATTTGGTACTAAGATGTTTAAGAGTTTTATTATCAACAAAATCGATCTTAGGGAGGTACCATCCGACCAGACAACGATTGTATCCAAGATTATTAGATTAACACGTAAGAATCAAAAGACTATCAACATATGTGAACCAATTTACAAGAgcttattgaaaaatgtctCTTCAACGAATAAGTTTCCCGTTGATCTTTTGGAATCCGTGCTAATTGTGATGACCACCACACAAGTTAAGACTGTCAAACAATGGAAGGAACACATGCGccttttgaaagattcaCATTCCATGAAAGCAGCTTTCTTCAGCAGTCTAGGCTACGTCTCGACAGAAGAACTAGTGACCAAGTTGTTGAATTTCATCGATTCCGATATCAAGGACGTCAACGACGTGACCTTGTCGCTAATTTCCCTCTGCCATTACAACGAGACCCGGAACGTGAACAACTTGATCTGGAAGTGGTTTACGTCAAGTTACAAGCAATGGGCCAACAAATTGCACGATGCACAGTCATTCTCGCAGATTTTTACCATTGTGCTTTCGGCGTTCATAAACGATGCAAAATGGTCCAGCGAAGTGGCAGAACAGTTTAAGGACATCACTGCAGTGGATATCACCACTCTGCTGGACTCCTGGACCCTCGAACAGCAAGCTGGTGCCACAATTCTCAACCAAATCGCCTTCTAA
- the TPM2 gene encoding tropomyosin TPM2 (similar to Saccharomyces cerevisiae TPM2 (YIL138C) and TPM1 (YNL079C); ancestral locus Anc_2.215), which yields MDKIKEKLQNLKLEAETWQDKYEELKDQYKELEQGNTEKENQIKSLTVKNEQLETEVENLESQLAESKQLGEDSTNLQSTNENLNKKNETLENDLEETDSKLKETIEKLRDADLRVEQLEKRLVALENEKDQLEEKNQELESQYLQAKNELDEIANSLENL from the coding sequence ATGGATAAGATCAAGGAAAAGTTACAAAACTTGAAGTTGGAAGCTGAAACATGGCAAGATAAgtatgaagaattgaaagatcaATATAAGGAATTGGAACAAGGTAACACTGAAAAGGAGAATCAGATCAAGTCATTAACTGTCAAGAACGAACAATTGGAAACTGAGGTTGAGAATTTGGAATCTCAATTGGCTGAATCTAAGCAATTAGGTGAAGATTCTACCAATTTACAATCCactaatgaaaatttgaacaagaagaatgaaactttagaaaatgatttggAAGAAACTGATTCCAAATTAAAggaaacaattgaaaagttgAGAGATGCTGATTTAAGAGTCgaacaattagaaaagaGATTGGTTGCcttagaaaatgaaaaggatcaattagaagaaaagaacCAAGAATTAGAATCTCAATACTTACAAGCAAAGAACGAATTGGACGAAATCGCCAattctttggaaaatttataa
- the REV7 gene encoding Rev7p (similar to Saccharomyces cerevisiae REV7 (YIL139C); ancestral locus Anc_2.211) codes for MNKWIAKWFKIYLKSYINLILYHRNVYPANTFTSTTFQAFNLPQFVPINRNPSLQSYIEELIDDLLSKLSHIYRINICINDAVTNLCLEKYVLDFSEFKHVENDSMPAEGEVFDEFRSSLNSLISKLEKLRQIKDGSVVFEIVINAIELELGHSTTSFTTDKKEMMAFDRENNWTKCQEDENLPKEDYEAGNFQPKIKMTSLVGCDIGPFIVHNFYETLISGNAILSSIYMDNDE; via the coding sequence ATGAACAAGTGGATAGCCAAGTGGTTCaagatatatttgaaaagttaCATAAATCTCATCTTATACCATAGAAATGTGTACCCTGCGAATACTTTTACTTCCACCACGTTTCAAGCATTCAATTTACCTCAATTTGTTCCCATAAATAGAAATCCAAGCCTACAGTCGTACATTGAAGAGTTGATAGATGATCTCCTGAGTAAGCTCAGCCATATATACCGCATCAACATATGTATTAATGATGCTGTTACGAACCTATGTCTGGAGAAATATGTCTTGGATTTTAGTGAATTTAAACATGTGGAGAATGATTCAATGCCAGCAGAAGGTGAAGTCTTCGATGAATTCAGATCTAGTTTAAACAGTTTGATCTCAAAATTGGAGAAATTACGACAGATTAAAGATGGCAGTGTGGTTTTCGAAATTGTGATCAATGCCATCGAATTAGAGCTGGGTCACTCAACTACCTCATTCACTACAgataagaaagaaatgatggCATTCGATAGAGAAAATAATTGGACCAAATGtcaagaagatgaaaaccTACCAAAAGAAGACTACGAAGCAGGTAATTTTCAACCAAAGATAAAGATGACTTCTCTTGTAGGTTGCGATATTGGCCCTTTCATCGTACATAATTTCTACGAGACTTTAATATCAGGCAATGCTATTCTAAGCAGCATATATATGGATAATGATGAATAA
- the AXL2 gene encoding Axl2p (similar to Saccharomyces cerevisiae AXL2 (YIL140W); ancestral locus Anc_2.208): MLNIISHNCLISLLICLLVAKLSMAQPYEAYPVNKQLPPIARIDETFSFTISNDTYLSEIDKNVQIVYDAYNLPSWLSFDSSSRTFTGTPSSSFLENDESTRYFNFTLQGTDPDDTQSLNVTYQLVVSNQSSVEIASNFNLLALLKNYGNTNGKDGLILSPYEVFNVTFDRSTFTNDTLITEIYGRSYQYNAPLPNWLSFDATTLKFSGTAPVVNSDIAPEMYYPLVLIASEIEGYSSCEVEFQLIVGGHQLTTSIQNTILINVTDSGSFDYDIPLNYVYLDDVAINSTGLGSIELLDAPSWVTLNNTTLSGTMANDSSTGNFSVAVYDIYEDVIYLNFEVESTSDLFAVSSLPNINATRGEWFEYTFLPSQFTDFSDTNVSITFTNTSQSHSWLSFMSSNLTMQGETPSDLEQLNVGLIASKGSKSQELDFQIIGMNAIASKNSTNSTTNHTLSHTSASSSTISSSNGATSATRSSSASATASGTVSGISTKKNNKKTIAIACGVAIPVGVIIILIILILLWRTRKQNRKDEDKEKNVANPSLGNPTITPVNNPFDDSDTDDGEGKNINMLNAIKLDESSSSESDASTLREKKASSQIYNDLYSEDNNEALLPNSGDRQKRNTEFTLRDGSSSIYIDSEALTRKSWRFNPDNNMDKRDSSFSLNTVSTAEFLNTEIKNNQELPKDPRKSSLGLRDSVFMDRSTNENNVVPNRGSTVRKDSTLEPLREEQDKHNSESKTPTTVSTESLDDFIPIKKGNEYKWVQINEPNRRPSQKRFVSLDENSHIDVGQSFDIEGEIPERI, translated from the coding sequence ATGTTGAATATTATATCACATAACTGTCTCATATCACTTTTGATATGTCTGTTAGTGGCCAAGCTCTCTATGGCACAACCATATGAAGCTTATCCAGTCAATAAACAATTACCTCCCATCGCTAGAATAGATGAAACTTTTAGTTTCACAATATCAAATGATACATACCTCTCAGAAATAGACAAAAATGTACAAATTGTCTATGACGCGTACAATCTACCTAGCTGGTTATCATTCGATTCTTCCAGCAGAACTTTTACAGGAACACCCTCCTCGTCATTTCTGGAAAATGACGAATCTACACGTTACTTCAATTTCACTTTACAAGGTACAGATCCCGATGACACCCAGTCTTTGAACGTAACTTATCAACTCGTAGTTTCCAACCAATCTAGTGTTGAAATTGCAAGTAATTTCAACCTTCTAgcacttttgaaaaactacGGTAATACCAATGGTAAAGATGGGCTAATTTTATCACCCTACGAAGTCTTCAACGTTACATTTGATAGGTCTACATTCACAAACGATACTCTTATTACGGAAATTTACGGCCGTTCATATCAATACAATGCCCCTTTACCAAACTGGCTTTCCTTCGATGCAACCACTTTGAAATTCAGCGGTACAGCGCCAGTTGTTAATTCAGATATTGCACCAGAAATGTATTATCCATTAGTTTTGATTGCATCGGAAATAGAAGGTTATTCAAGTTGTGAGGTAGAATTCCAATTGATAGTCGGTGGACATCAACTAACGACTTCCATTCAAAACACCATATTGATCAACGTCACAGATTCCGGTTCTTTCGACTATGATATTCCCTTAAACTATGTTTACTTGGATGATGTTGCCATTAACTCAACTGGGCTGGGCTCCATTGAGTTGTTGGATGCTCCGTCCTGGGTTACTTTGAATAATACCACTTTATCTGGTACTATGGCTAATGATTCTTCAACAGGAAATTTTAGCGTGGCTGTCTATGACATATACGAGGACGTCATTTACTTAAATTTTGAGGTTGAATCAACCAGCGACCTTTTTGCCGTTTCTTCTCTGCCAAACATCAATGCAACCAGAGGTGAATGGTTTGAATACACTTTTTTACCATCACAATTCACAGATTTCTCTGATACAAATGTCAGTATTACTTTTACAAACACATCTCAATCTCACAGTTGGTTGTCTTTTATGtcatcaaatttaactATGCAAGGTGAAACACCTTCAGATCTCGAGCAACTAAATGTTGGTCTCATTGCTAGCAAAGGGTCCAAAAGTCAAGAActtgattttcaaataattggTATGAACGCTATTGCCAGTAAAAACAGTACAAATTCTACTACAAACCATACGTTATCCCATACCTCGGCAAGTAgttcaacaatttcaagTTCCAATGGTGCCACTTCCGCTACACGTTCATCAAGTGCTTCTGCGACAGCTTCTGGTACGGTATCTGGCATATCaaccaagaaaaataacaaaaagACAATTGCAATTGCCTGTGGTGTGGCGATCCCTGTTGGCGTAATTATAAtcttaataatattaatactTCTTTGGCGAACTAGGAAAcaaaatagaaaagatgaagacaaagaaaagaatgtTGCTAATCCATCGTTGGGCAATCCTACAATAACTCCAGTAAACAATCCATTTGATGACTCTGACACTGATGACGGTGAAGgcaaaaatattaatatgCTAAATGCCATCAAATTAGACGAATCCTCATCATCTGAATCTGACGCATCTACCCTCAGGGAAAAGAAGGCATCCAGTCAAATATACAATGATCTATATTCAGAGGATAATAACGAGGCATTGCTACCCAACTCAGGAGACAggcaaaaaagaaacacaGAGTTCACTCTAAGAGATGGCTCATCTTCAATCTATATTGATTCTGAAGCACTAACACGTAAATCATGGAGATTCAATccagataataatatggaCAAAAGAGACAGTTCGTTCTCATTGAATACAGTTAGTACAgctgaatttttgaacacAGAAATTAAGAACAACCAAGAACTACCAAAGGACCCTAGAAAATCATCTTTGGGATTGAGAGACTCAGTTTTTATGGACAGAAGTACCAATGAAAACAATGTAGTACCTAATAGAGGTTCAACAGTTAGAAAAGACTCCACATTAGAGCCTCTCCGAGAGGAACAAGACAAACACAATTCTGAATCCAAAACCCCAACAACAGTATCAACTGAATCTTTAGATGATTTTATACCGATAAAGAAAGGTAATGAATATAAATGGGTTCAAATCAACGAACCCAATAGAAGGCCAAGCCAAAAGAGGTTTGTCAGTTTGGATGAAAACAGTCACATAGACGTGGGCCAATCATTTGACATTGAAGGTGAAATACCTGAACGAATCTAA